A single window of Methylacidimicrobium sp. AP8 DNA harbors:
- a CDS encoding M48 family metallopeptidase: protein MVLLRKRIRNLRLRVSPPDGRAILSAPCGVPLAALRAFVSSKLDWIRRKQAEVRARPPALPFSYEEGEGHELWGERYPLRVVAGSGWARVEFSAGVILLHVPPGAPRERKEALLARWYRDRVREAALALIEEWEPRLGVRVDRLFVQKMRRRWGSCNTRDRRIRLNSELAKKPFDCFEYVVVHELAHLLVPRHDRRFRAILDRFLPDWRERQRRLNA, encoded by the coding sequence GTGGTCCTTCTGCGCAAGCGGATCCGGAACCTCCGCCTGCGGGTCTCCCCGCCGGATGGGAGGGCGATCCTCTCGGCCCCTTGCGGGGTCCCGCTCGCAGCCCTTCGGGCCTTCGTGTCGTCCAAGCTCGACTGGATCCGCCGGAAGCAGGCGGAGGTCCGCGCGCGGCCTCCCGCGCTCCCCTTTTCCTACGAGGAGGGGGAAGGCCACGAGCTTTGGGGGGAGCGGTATCCGCTCCGGGTGGTTGCGGGATCGGGTTGGGCCCGGGTGGAGTTCTCGGCGGGGGTGATCCTCCTCCACGTTCCGCCGGGGGCGCCGCGGGAGCGGAAAGAGGCTCTGCTCGCCCGCTGGTACCGGGACCGGGTCCGGGAGGCGGCCCTCGCCCTGATCGAGGAGTGGGAGCCGCGCCTGGGCGTCCGTGTCGATCGCCTCTTTGTCCAGAAGATGCGGAGGCGCTGGGGGAGCTGCAACACCCGCGACCGGCGGATCCGCCTCAACAGCGAGCTGGCGAAAAAACCGTTCGACTGCTTCGAGTACGTGGTGGTCCACGAGCTGGCCCATCTTCTGGTCCCCCGGCACGACCGCCGCTTCCGGGCGATCCTCGACCGTTTCCTGCCCGACTGGCGGGAGCGGCAGCGGCGGCTCAACGCATAG
- the wrbA gene encoding NAD(P)H:quinone oxidoreductase yields the protein MATKVLIVFYSMYGHVYTLAEAVAAGAREVPETEVALRQVAELVPEEILEKTGAKAARAAFAHVPFARVEELAEADAILFGTPTRFGNMAAQMRNFLDQTGSLWARGALVGKVGSVFTSTASQHGGQETTITSFHSTLLHHGMVIVGVPYTIAGLTNMAEITGGTPYGASTLAGPDGSRQPSANEKEIARFQGRHVAEIAKRLRG from the coding sequence ATGGCTACGAAAGTACTCATCGTGTTCTACAGCATGTATGGACATGTCTACACGCTGGCCGAGGCGGTCGCCGCGGGGGCGCGGGAGGTGCCGGAAACGGAGGTCGCCCTCCGGCAGGTCGCCGAGCTCGTGCCGGAGGAGATCCTCGAAAAGACCGGGGCCAAGGCGGCGCGCGCGGCCTTTGCGCATGTCCCCTTCGCCCGGGTCGAAGAGCTGGCCGAGGCGGATGCGATCCTTTTCGGCACCCCGACCCGCTTCGGCAACATGGCCGCCCAGATGCGCAACTTCCTCGACCAGACGGGAAGCCTCTGGGCGCGCGGGGCGCTCGTCGGAAAAGTGGGAAGCGTCTTCACCAGCACCGCAAGCCAGCACGGCGGCCAGGAGACGACGATCACCAGCTTCCACTCCACCCTGCTCCACCATGGAATGGTGATCGTCGGGGTCCCCTACACGATCGCCGGCCTCACTAATATGGCGGAAATCACGGGGGGGACCCCGTACGGGGCTTCCACCCTGGCGGGCCCGGACGGCTCCCGGCAGCCGTCGGCCAACGAAAAGGAGATCGCCCGCTTCCAGGGACGCCACGTTGCGGAGATCGCCAAGCGGCTGCGGGGCTGA
- a CDS encoding inorganic phosphate transporter, producing MAQLSTQYDPLPKPTNRTIPCGGKGGFALFGFAVLLGILYTAVHFFRDLSGSRPLAFLPFVLLAVALLTALLFEFVNGFHDTANAVATVIYTRTLRPGTAVIWSGSWNLLGVLASSGAVAFNIVALLPPELVLHVSSQTGFAMIFALLSSAILWNLGTWYLGLPSSSSHTLIGSVIGVGLASRLFSGRGSLSGIDWAQAVNVGKALLLSPLIGFGIAWLLLVAAKALVRDPRLYRPPQGDEPPPLWIRSLLLLTCTGVSFAHGSNDGQKGMGLIMLILIGVVPTVYALNHAIPEHETRQMLTQTEECIRILDRYAPPAAVSEPDPANRARAFIRSRKLEPETIPAIRQLLRDVAVQLRSSKSFAEVPAGQVANIRNKLFVLDQSLHALTTSRQVGLGVGDREALTAYCQRMSRAIQFIPPWVKVAVALALGLGTMVGWKRIVVTVGEKIGKEHLTYAQGAAAEVTAMSTIGFADLFGLPVSTTHVLSSGVAGTMTANGSGLQWGTVRSLAAAWLLTLPASILLSGLLFSLLRWWG from the coding sequence ATGGCTCAGCTTTCGACGCAATACGATCCCCTGCCCAAGCCGACGAATCGGACGATCCCCTGCGGAGGAAAGGGGGGCTTCGCCCTGTTCGGCTTCGCGGTCCTCCTCGGAATTCTCTACACGGCGGTCCACTTTTTCCGGGACCTCTCCGGCTCCCGGCCTCTGGCCTTCCTGCCGTTCGTCCTGCTGGCGGTGGCCCTGCTCACCGCTCTCTTGTTCGAGTTCGTCAACGGCTTCCACGACACGGCCAATGCGGTGGCGACCGTCATCTACACCCGCACCCTCCGCCCCGGGACCGCCGTCATCTGGTCGGGGAGCTGGAACCTGCTCGGAGTCCTCGCCTCTTCGGGAGCCGTCGCATTCAACATCGTCGCTCTCCTGCCCCCCGAGCTCGTCCTCCACGTCAGCAGCCAGACCGGATTCGCCATGATCTTCGCCCTGCTCTCCTCGGCGATCCTCTGGAACCTCGGGACTTGGTACCTCGGGCTTCCCTCTTCGAGCTCGCATACGCTGATCGGCTCGGTGATCGGCGTAGGGCTGGCCAGCCGGCTCTTCTCGGGCCGCGGGAGCCTGTCGGGCATCGACTGGGCGCAGGCGGTCAACGTGGGGAAGGCGCTATTGCTCTCGCCGTTGATCGGATTCGGCATCGCCTGGCTTCTTCTCGTCGCCGCCAAGGCGCTGGTTCGCGACCCGCGGCTCTACCGCCCGCCGCAAGGCGACGAGCCGCCTCCTCTCTGGATCCGCTCCCTCCTGCTCTTGACCTGCACCGGAGTCAGCTTCGCGCACGGCTCCAACGACGGGCAGAAAGGCATGGGGCTCATCATGCTCATCTTGATAGGAGTCGTCCCCACCGTCTATGCCCTTAACCATGCCATTCCGGAACATGAGACCAGGCAGATGCTGACCCAGACCGAGGAATGCATCCGGATCCTCGACCGCTACGCGCCGCCCGCAGCCGTTTCCGAACCGGATCCCGCGAACCGAGCGAGGGCCTTTATCCGGAGCCGGAAGCTCGAGCCGGAGACCATCCCCGCGATCCGGCAGCTTCTCCGCGATGTTGCCGTCCAGCTCCGCTCCTCCAAGTCGTTTGCGGAAGTGCCCGCCGGCCAGGTCGCCAACATCCGGAACAAGCTTTTCGTCCTGGACCAGTCGCTGCATGCGCTCACGACATCGCGCCAGGTCGGCCTGGGCGTCGGCGACCGGGAGGCTCTGACGGCCTATTGCCAAAGGATGAGTCGAGCCATCCAGTTCATCCCGCCCTGGGTCAAGGTGGCGGTCGCCCTCGCCCTTGGCCTAGGCACGATGGTGGGCTGGAAACGGATCGTTGTCACGGTGGGGGAGAAGATCGGAAAGGAGCACCTCACCTACGCCCAAGGAGCCGCCGCCGAGGTGACGGCGATGAGCACGATCGGTTTTGCCGACCTCTTCGGCCTCCCTGTGAGCACGACTCACGTCCTCTCCTCGGGGGTAGCGGGAACGATGACCGCCAACGGCTCCGGGCTCCAGTGGGGCACCGTCAGAAGCTTGGCGGCGGCCTGGCTTCTCACCCTGCCGGCATCGATCCTGCTTTCCGGTCTGCTCTTCAGCCTCCTGCGCTGGTGGGGCTGA
- the cas1 gene encoding CRISPR-associated endonuclease Cas1 encodes MDESLWSARNVAEYAYCPRLFYYMQVEGVFLPSSDTEKGVALHRRVDKPSAARDDQDGSTADPDRPRVVRSLALTSLKLGFTATLDIAEIAGEVAVPVEYRKGRPKRTTMAPPPDDPGEADNPPLSVKEAWPTDRIQVGLQAVLLEENGYRVSEAVLYYAEEKLRLKLAVDANLKAEALAVLEAAKECARGPRPLPLVNDPRCLRCSLQPICLPDEVNHQRLPAVPEKLPPRKIWPPRHEGIQVVAQQKGTKIGVNGMTLTVTDKNGVTIKTLPLANVESLSLLGSVQMSTQAVHVLADRGIPVAFLSAAGRMVAMIDPLDSVSAEVRRAQIRKLDRPDACLDLSRSLVAAKILNQRTLLMRNHSSLPSTVSMGLLREAEGASSAGSLDALRGHEGQAAAIYFAHFAGMLKTPLATDFQANGRRRRPPPDPINACLSMGYAMLTHECVAALRVARLEPSIGGFHTSKPGRPALALDVMEPFRPLIADSVAIAAFNRRELTEGHFLRTAAGCSFTDAGRRAFFDAYGRRMDTEVTHPVFEYRLSYRRMIVLHARMIAAWFVGEIPTPAFLTTR; translated from the coding sequence GTGGACGAGAGCCTTTGGTCGGCGCGAAACGTCGCCGAATATGCTTATTGCCCGCGCCTTTTTTACTACATGCAGGTCGAGGGCGTCTTCCTGCCGAGCAGCGACACCGAGAAGGGCGTCGCGCTTCATCGCAGGGTGGATAAGCCCAGCGCGGCACGGGACGATCAGGACGGGTCGACCGCCGACCCCGATCGGCCCCGAGTGGTGCGAAGCCTTGCCCTCACAAGCTTGAAGCTCGGCTTTACCGCGACGCTGGACATCGCAGAGATCGCAGGAGAGGTTGCCGTTCCTGTTGAATACCGCAAAGGCCGGCCGAAGCGGACGACCATGGCCCCGCCGCCGGACGATCCAGGAGAGGCCGACAATCCTCCTCTTTCGGTCAAGGAGGCTTGGCCGACCGATCGGATTCAAGTCGGACTCCAGGCTGTGCTTCTTGAGGAAAACGGCTACAGGGTTTCGGAGGCTGTCCTCTACTACGCAGAGGAGAAGCTTCGTCTGAAGCTGGCCGTTGACGCGAATCTCAAGGCTGAGGCCCTGGCAGTCCTGGAGGCGGCGAAGGAGTGCGCTAGGGGGCCAAGGCCCCTGCCTCTGGTGAACGACCCGCGTTGCCTCCGATGTTCCCTGCAACCCATCTGCCTGCCGGATGAGGTGAATCACCAACGTTTGCCGGCCGTGCCGGAGAAGCTGCCGCCGAGGAAAATCTGGCCGCCGCGCCATGAAGGCATTCAGGTCGTTGCCCAGCAAAAGGGTACGAAGATCGGCGTGAATGGGATGACGCTGACGGTCACGGACAAGAACGGCGTAACGATCAAGACCCTCCCTCTGGCGAATGTCGAGAGTCTCTCTCTACTCGGTTCGGTGCAGATGAGCACCCAGGCGGTCCATGTTTTGGCCGACCGGGGAATCCCGGTTGCCTTTCTCTCCGCTGCGGGTCGGATGGTCGCGATGATCGACCCGCTCGACTCCGTTAGCGCCGAGGTTCGGCGGGCGCAGATTCGAAAGCTCGACCGGCCGGATGCCTGCCTCGATCTCTCGCGCTCGCTTGTGGCTGCCAAGATCCTGAACCAGCGAACGCTGCTCATGCGGAACCATTCTTCACTGCCGTCGACCGTTTCGATGGGCTTGCTGCGAGAAGCCGAGGGCGCGTCCTCCGCCGGCTCTCTCGATGCGCTCCGCGGGCATGAAGGGCAGGCGGCCGCTATCTACTTTGCCCATTTCGCGGGGATGCTAAAAACGCCGCTTGCGACCGACTTCCAAGCAAACGGGCGGCGACGCCGCCCGCCACCCGACCCGATAAACGCCTGCCTCTCGATGGGCTACGCGATGCTCACGCATGAGTGTGTCGCGGCGCTTCGGGTTGCTCGACTCGAGCCATCGATTGGTGGCTTTCACACCTCAAAGCCGGGCCGACCCGCTCTTGCCCTGGACGTGATGGAGCCGTTCCGGCCCTTGATCGCCGACTCCGTGGCTATCGCGGCTTTCAACCGAAGGGAGTTGACGGAGGGACACTTCCTGCGCACGGCAGCCGGTTGCTCTTTTACAGACGCGGGGCGCAGAGCTTTTTTTGATGCATACGGACGCAGGATGGACACGGAGGTTACTCATCCGGTGTTCGAGTATCGCCTCAGCTATCGGCGGATGATCGTCCTTCACGCGCGAATGATAGCCGCTTGGTTCGTCGGGGAGATTCCGACTCCGGCTTTCTTGACCACTCGCTGA
- a CDS encoding IS1380 family transposase, producing MTECSQETFAFTDHFSRRVEAGFTAGRISSDGGAILLREADRKIGLLRRLEGCFVDRRHPKRIVHRVREMLAQRIFGIAMGYEDLNDHEQLRTDPLVALLSGKSDLEEDLAGKSTLNRLELVGRSERYQKIDYSAEAIDRLLVDLYLQSHPQPPEEVVLDLDATDIPLYGHQPERFFHGYYDSYCYLPLYIFAGDQLLGVRLRPSNQDASAGSLTEVSRIVEQLRTRWPGVRIVLRADSGFCREEIMAWCEAHQVDYLFGLARNERLCRTIQGSMEQARRLHESSGKPARFFTEFAYRTLSSWSRERRVVAKAECLERGENPRFVVTSLSTEEWPAQNLYEKLYCARGDMENRIKEQLHLFADRLSTAQMASNQLRLYFSALAYTLVEALRRLALRGTDWAEAQVDTLRLKLFKIGTLVRVSVRRVFLSMSSAYPWKSLFTHVFRVLRC from the coding sequence CTGACAGAGTGTAGCCAAGAGACTTTTGCGTTTACAGATCATTTTTCGCGACGGGTGGAAGCGGGATTTACCGCGGGTCGGATCTCCAGCGATGGGGGCGCAATTCTGTTGCGGGAAGCGGATCGGAAGATCGGTTTGTTAAGACGGTTAGAGGGTTGCTTCGTGGATCGACGCCATCCGAAACGCATTGTGCATCGGGTACGGGAGATGCTTGCCCAGCGCATTTTCGGGATTGCGATGGGCTACGAAGACCTCAACGACCATGAGCAGTTGCGGACCGATCCGTTGGTTGCTCTCCTGAGCGGGAAAAGCGATCTGGAAGAGGATCTGGCGGGCAAGAGCACGCTCAACCGGCTGGAACTGGTGGGTCGAAGCGAGCGCTACCAAAAGATCGACTACTCGGCCGAAGCGATCGACCGTCTTCTGGTCGATCTCTACCTCCAATCGCATCCCCAGCCCCCTGAGGAGGTGGTGCTCGATCTGGATGCGACCGACATCCCCCTTTACGGACATCAGCCGGAGCGCTTCTTCCATGGTTACTACGACTCCTACTGCTATTTGCCGCTCTACATCTTTGCTGGCGATCAACTCCTTGGCGTCCGGCTTCGGCCATCGAACCAGGATGCGTCGGCGGGCTCCCTTACGGAGGTGAGCCGGATCGTGGAACAACTCCGTACCCGTTGGCCCGGAGTCCGGATCGTGCTCCGGGCCGATTCGGGCTTCTGCCGGGAAGAGATCATGGCTTGGTGCGAAGCCCATCAAGTCGACTACCTCTTCGGCTTGGCCCGCAACGAGCGCTTGTGCCGGACCATTCAGGGGTCGATGGAGCAAGCCCGTCGTCTGCACGAGTCGAGCGGCAAGCCGGCCCGCTTCTTTACCGAGTTTGCCTACCGCACCTTGAGCAGCTGGTCGAGGGAGCGCCGGGTGGTCGCCAAAGCCGAGTGCCTGGAAAGAGGGGAGAATCCGCGCTTTGTCGTGACCTCTCTCTCCACCGAGGAGTGGCCCGCCCAAAACCTTTACGAGAAGCTCTACTGTGCTCGTGGCGACATGGAGAATCGGATCAAGGAACAACTCCACCTCTTTGCCGACCGGCTCTCGACCGCGCAAATGGCCAGCAACCAACTTCGCCTCTACTTCTCGGCTCTCGCTTACACCCTGGTCGAAGCGCTGCGACGGCTGGCTCTGCGAGGAACGGACTGGGCCGAGGCCCAGGTCGACACCCTCCGGCTCAAGCTCTTTAAGATCGGCACGCTGGTCCGAGTCAGCGTCCGCCGCGTCTTCCTCTCGATGAGCAGCGCCTATCCTTGGAAGAGCCTCTTTACCCACGTCTTCCGAGTGCTGCGTTGTTGA
- a CDS encoding serine hydrolase, with amino-acid sequence MTPDFRCALDPILERAVAARPGVPGVVAMVTDRGGSLYEGAAGRRRIDRPEAMTADTVFAFYSTTKAFTATAALRLMEEGCLDPDAPAARYAPQIGELPVIEGFAPGGDPILRPPKRPITVRMLLTHTAGFGYEFFNPVYARLHRARGQPASVTGRKASLLTPHLFDPGERWEYGTSMDWCGQVIERVAGRRLGEVFRTELFAPLGIESSGFSLTPSLRARLAALHKRAPDGSLQPTDFALPADPEVEMGGHGLYGTVGDFLRLIRMWLNDGMGDRGRVLRPATVRTAEQSRIGPGNIPPFPGAGSRRPRLAEHLPGPSKSWGLGFLIDGEDLSTGRPAVSLSWVGLANTFFWIDRRNGIGGYWATQVLPFGDAAASGGYLDFESAVYAARGKGRNG; translated from the coding sequence ATGACTCCCGATTTCCGATGCGCGCTCGATCCGATCCTGGAGCGGGCCGTCGCCGCCCGGCCGGGCGTACCCGGCGTGGTCGCGATGGTTACGGATCGCGGGGGGAGCTTGTACGAAGGGGCGGCGGGGAGGCGCCGGATCGACCGTCCGGAAGCGATGACGGCCGACACGGTCTTCGCCTTCTATTCGACGACCAAGGCGTTCACGGCCACTGCCGCCTTGCGGCTCATGGAGGAGGGCTGCCTGGATCCGGATGCGCCGGCGGCGCGGTACGCCCCGCAGATCGGGGAGCTGCCGGTGATCGAGGGATTTGCTCCCGGCGGCGATCCGATCCTCCGCCCTCCGAAGCGGCCGATCACCGTCCGCATGCTCCTCACCCATACCGCAGGGTTCGGCTACGAGTTCTTCAACCCGGTCTACGCCCGGCTCCACCGGGCTCGCGGCCAGCCGGCGAGCGTGACCGGACGCAAGGCGAGCCTCCTGACCCCGCACCTCTTCGACCCCGGGGAGCGGTGGGAGTACGGGACGAGCATGGACTGGTGCGGCCAAGTCATCGAGAGGGTCGCGGGCCGGCGGCTCGGGGAGGTCTTCCGGACCGAGCTCTTTGCGCCTCTCGGCATCGAGAGCAGCGGCTTCTCCTTGACGCCTTCCCTGCGGGCGAGGCTGGCCGCGCTCCACAAGCGGGCTCCGGACGGATCGCTCCAGCCGACCGACTTCGCGCTGCCCGCCGACCCGGAGGTCGAGATGGGCGGCCACGGCCTCTACGGGACGGTCGGCGACTTTCTGCGGCTGATCCGGATGTGGCTCAACGACGGAATGGGCGACCGGGGTCGGGTTCTCCGGCCGGCAACGGTCCGGACGGCCGAGCAGAGCCGGATCGGGCCCGGAAACATCCCCCCGTTTCCCGGCGCGGGATCCCGCCGGCCGCGCCTCGCGGAGCATCTGCCGGGGCCGTCCAAATCCTGGGGGCTGGGCTTCCTGATCGACGGAGAAGATCTCTCGACGGGCCGCCCGGCCGTCTCCCTCAGTTGGGTGGGGCTTGCCAACACCTTCTTCTGGATCGATCGCCGGAACGGGATCGGCGGCTACTGGGCGACCCAGGTCCTCCCCTTCGGCGACGCCGCCGCCTCCGGCGGCTATCTGGATTTCGAGAGCGCGGTCTATGCCGCCCGGGGGAAAGGGAGGAACGGGTGA
- a CDS encoding ISNCY family transposase — protein MKVQEVIMRAMAKRISWLDAAEILGWSPRTLRRWRARYRIWGYDGLFDRRKRRPSPRRVPMETVEKVLGLYRERYEGWNGRHFHEKLREEHGIELSYSWVKCALQTAGLLPKRKRGRVHRLERERRPMRGMLLHVDGSTHDWIPGLGWQPDLIAFVDDATSEVYEAFLCEEEGTKAILSGLRSVIEKEGLFCSLYTDRGSHFFHTPEAGKGVDREQLTQVGRALAQLGIEHIPSYCPQGRGRMERFFGTWQGRLPREIQAAGIQTLEAANEYIRKKFLPWHNRTLAVKPKEEESAFIPAGGADLDGILCVQDDRIVGNDNTVHWGRKKLQILPQSWRSGLAKCRVRVCEHLDGNLSVRYGHRIVGWYDSEGKPLELQQTKAA, from the coding sequence ATGAAAGTTCAGGAGGTGATCATGCGGGCGATGGCCAAGCGGATCAGTTGGTTGGATGCGGCGGAGATTTTGGGATGGAGTCCTCGGACCCTTCGGCGGTGGCGCGCTCGGTACCGGATTTGGGGATACGACGGGCTTTTTGATCGGAGGAAGCGGAGGCCGAGTCCGCGGAGGGTGCCGATGGAGACGGTGGAGAAGGTTCTTGGGCTCTATCGGGAGCGCTACGAGGGATGGAACGGGCGGCATTTTCACGAGAAGCTTCGGGAGGAGCATGGGATTGAGTTGAGCTATTCCTGGGTCAAGTGTGCGTTGCAGACGGCTGGGTTGCTGCCGAAGCGGAAGCGGGGGCGGGTTCATCGGCTGGAGCGAGAGCGGAGGCCGATGCGGGGGATGTTATTGCATGTGGACGGGAGCACTCATGATTGGATTCCGGGGTTGGGATGGCAGCCGGATCTGATCGCCTTTGTGGACGATGCGACCAGCGAAGTCTACGAGGCCTTTTTGTGCGAGGAGGAAGGGACCAAAGCGATCCTTTCGGGCTTACGGAGCGTCATTGAGAAAGAGGGGCTTTTTTGCAGCCTCTACACCGACCGGGGCAGCCATTTTTTCCACACGCCCGAGGCGGGAAAAGGGGTAGACCGAGAGCAGTTGACGCAGGTCGGCCGGGCGCTGGCGCAGTTGGGCATCGAGCACATTCCCAGCTACTGTCCACAGGGCCGAGGACGGATGGAGCGCTTCTTCGGCACCTGGCAGGGGCGGTTGCCGCGGGAGATCCAGGCCGCGGGCATTCAGACCCTGGAAGCGGCCAACGAGTACATCCGGAAGAAGTTTCTTCCCTGGCATAACCGCACCCTGGCCGTAAAGCCCAAGGAAGAGGAGAGCGCCTTTATCCCGGCCGGAGGAGCCGACCTGGATGGGATCCTCTGCGTTCAGGACGACCGAATCGTCGGCAACGACAACACGGTCCACTGGGGGCGGAAGAAGCTCCAGATCTTGCCCCAAAGCTGGCGCAGCGGCTTGGCCAAATGCCGCGTCCGGGTCTGTGAGCATCTCGACGGCAACCTCAGCGTCCGGTACGGCCACCGGATCGTCGGCTGGTACGACTCGGAGGGCAAGCCGCTGGAGCTACAGCAAACCAAGGCGGCTTAA
- the cas2 gene encoding CRISPR-associated endonuclease Cas2, with protein sequence MRRCYLVCYDIRDPKRLRRVHKVLKGYGEAWQLSVFFCVLQDIDRVRLQSELEEQMNLSEDQAVILDLGASEQEARKAATVIGHSLPEQYGGVVVV encoded by the coding sequence ATGCGTCGCTGCTACCTAGTCTGTTATGACATTCGGGATCCAAAGCGTCTGCGGCGCGTCCATAAGGTTCTCAAAGGATATGGCGAAGCTTGGCAGCTCTCGGTGTTCTTTTGCGTCCTGCAGGACATCGATCGTGTCCGACTGCAGTCGGAGCTCGAGGAGCAGATGAATCTGAGCGAAGATCAGGCGGTGATCTTGGACCTCGGGGCAAGCGAGCAAGAGGCACGGAAGGCGGCGACGGTGATCGGACACTCGCTCCCGGAGCAGTATGGTGGTGTGGTAGTTGTTTGA
- a CDS encoding NAD(P)-dependent alcohol dehydrogenase has protein sequence MKAVVLERPGGLDRLRTVEREDPGAPGPGEIRVRLHASSLNFHDYLVVTGKLPIAENRIPLSDGAGIVEAVGDGVSEFATGDRVVSCFFPLWQDGGPVAGDFAQVPGDGIDGYAREAVRAPASWFTRAPAGWSFVEAATLPTAGLTAWRALVVEGRLKAGDTVLVLGTGGVSIYALQIAKAMGARVIATSSSKAKIERVLALGAERAIDYRREPRWAEEVLRWTGGRGVDHVVEVGGPGTLGQSIRACRVGGRIALIGVLTGIEGSVRTALLMQRQIRLQGIVVGSRSHQVDLVRAVEATGLRPIVDRTFPLAEIADAFRYQEAGRHFGKICLEI, from the coding sequence ATGAAAGCGGTGGTTCTCGAACGCCCCGGCGGGCTGGACAGGCTGCGGACGGTCGAACGGGAGGACCCGGGGGCCCCGGGACCGGGAGAGATTCGTGTCCGCCTCCATGCCAGCTCCCTCAACTTCCACGACTATTTAGTGGTTACGGGAAAGCTCCCGATTGCCGAGAACCGCATCCCGCTCTCGGACGGTGCGGGGATTGTCGAGGCCGTCGGGGACGGGGTTTCGGAGTTTGCGACCGGGGATCGCGTGGTCTCCTGCTTTTTCCCGCTCTGGCAGGACGGAGGGCCGGTCGCCGGCGACTTCGCGCAGGTGCCCGGCGACGGCATCGACGGCTACGCCCGGGAGGCGGTGAGGGCTCCGGCTTCCTGGTTCACCCGCGCGCCGGCAGGCTGGAGCTTTGTCGAAGCGGCGACGCTGCCGACGGCGGGCCTCACCGCGTGGCGGGCGCTGGTGGTCGAAGGTCGGCTCAAGGCCGGCGATACGGTGCTCGTGCTCGGCACTGGGGGCGTCTCGATCTATGCCCTGCAGATCGCCAAGGCGATGGGGGCGCGCGTGATCGCGACCTCCTCCTCCAAGGCAAAGATCGAGAGGGTTCTTGCGCTCGGAGCCGAGCGGGCGATCGACTATCGGCGGGAGCCGCGGTGGGCGGAGGAGGTTTTGCGCTGGACCGGAGGGCGGGGAGTCGACCACGTGGTGGAAGTCGGCGGGCCGGGAACCTTGGGCCAGTCGATCCGCGCCTGCCGGGTCGGCGGCCGGATCGCTCTGATCGGCGTCTTGACCGGCATCGAGGGATCGGTCCGGACGGCCCTTCTCATGCAGCGGCAGATCCGGCTCCAAGGGATCGTCGTCGGCAGCCGCAGCCACCAGGTCGACCTGGTGCGGGCGGTGGAGGCGACGGGCCTTCGGCCGATCGTCGACCGGACGTTCCCGCTGGCCGAGATCGCCGACGCCTTCCGCTATCAGGAAGCCGGCAGGCATTTCGGGAAGATCTGCCTCGAGATTTAG